A genomic region of Thunnus maccoyii chromosome 13, fThuMac1.1, whole genome shotgun sequence contains the following coding sequences:
- the serpinf1 gene encoding pigment epithelium-derived factor isoform X2 yields MFAETWMKRTTFLLVFGVVLSFCQAQSETGGEETGGEEEHVELFTTPATKMGAAASDFGYNLFRALASRNTATNVFLSPISVSAVLTQLSMGGSERAQRQLFRALRYHTLQDPQLHNTLKDLLASVKAPGKGLSTAARIYLARRLRLKQDFFGLVEQQYGVRPKALTGGAKDLKEINDWVSQETGGKVQRFLAKALPRTPGVNTVSAAYFKGKWVTRFGQSGTLENFRVDGKAPVRVSMMQQDNYPVKMGVDSDLSCTIAQIQMQDSVSMFVFLPNDVTSNMTLVEESLTAEFVQDLSMTLLPAQVTLTLPALRLSYSTDLLPLLSDLNLSDWLADTELEKISAQPVKLSSVSHKVVMEMAPEGNQYASTTSTPSHLSYRVDRPFLYLIRDEASGALLFIGRVVNPKELTI; encoded by the exons ATGTTTGCGGAGACGTG GATGAAGCGAACAACTTTCCTGCTGGTGTTTGGAGTCGTCCTGAGCTTCTGTCAGGCTCAG TCGGAGACGGGAGGCGAGGAGACGGGCGGGGAGGAGGAACATGTGGAGCTCTTCACCACACCTGCGACAAAGATGGGTGCCGCCGCCTCGGACTTTGGCTACAACCTGTTCCGCGCTCTGGCTAGCCGCAACACTGCGACCAACGTGTTCCTGTCCCCTATCAGTGTGTCTGCGGTGCTGACGCAGCTGTCCATGG GAGGGTCTGAGCGAGCTCAGAGGCAGCTGTTCAGGGCTCTGAGGTACCACACCCTGCAGGACCCTCAGCTCCACAACACCCTGAAAGACCTGCTGGCCTCAGTCAAGGCGCCCGGGAAAGGCCTGAGCACCGCCGCACGCATCTACCTGGCACGAC GACTTCGCCTGAAGCAGGACTTCTTCGGTCTCGTGGAGCAGCAGTACGGCGTTCGTCCCAAGGCTCTGACGGGTGGAGCCAAGGACCTGAAAGAAATCAACGACTGGGTGTCTCAGGAGACGGGCGGGAAGGTGCAGCGCTTCCTGGCTAAGGCCCTCCCCCGAACCCCTGGAGTGAACACTGTGAGCGCCGCCTACTTTAAAG GGAAGTGGGTGACTCGGTTCGGTCAGAGTGGAACGTTGGAGAACTTCCGAGTGGACGGCAAAGCACCTGTCCGTGTTTCCATGATGCAACAGGATAACTACCCTGTAAAGATGGGAGTTGACTCAGATTTGAGCTGCACG aTCGCTCAGATCCAGATGCAGGACTCTGTCAGCATGTTTGTGTTCCTGCCCAATGACGTGACCTCCAACATGACCCTGGTGGAGGAGAGTCTGACCGCTGAGTTTGTGCAGGACCTGTCCATGACGCTCCTTCCTGCCCAGGTGACCCTCACTCTGCCCGCCCTGAGGCTCAGCTACTCCACAGACCTGCTGCCGCTGCTCAGCGACCTCA atctctctgattggctggcggACACAGAACTGGAGAAAATCTCGGCTCAGCCCGTCAAGCTCAGCAGTGTCAGTCACAAGGTCGTCATGGAGATGGCGCCCGAGGGGAACCAGTACGCTAGCACCACATCGACGCCGAGCCACCTGTCCTACCGAGTGGACCGCCCCTTCCTGTACCTGATCCGAGACGAAGCCTCGGGTGCGCTGCTCTTCATCGGCAGGGTGGTTAACCCCAAGGAGCTGAcgatataa
- the serpinf1 gene encoding pigment epithelium-derived factor isoform X1, translated as MTTEINKFSDISTIQINHQLSTQRLTVAVSVSSWMKRTTFLLVFGVVLSFCQAQSETGGEETGGEEEHVELFTTPATKMGAAASDFGYNLFRALASRNTATNVFLSPISVSAVLTQLSMGGSERAQRQLFRALRYHTLQDPQLHNTLKDLLASVKAPGKGLSTAARIYLARRLRLKQDFFGLVEQQYGVRPKALTGGAKDLKEINDWVSQETGGKVQRFLAKALPRTPGVNTVSAAYFKGKWVTRFGQSGTLENFRVDGKAPVRVSMMQQDNYPVKMGVDSDLSCTIAQIQMQDSVSMFVFLPNDVTSNMTLVEESLTAEFVQDLSMTLLPAQVTLTLPALRLSYSTDLLPLLSDLNLSDWLADTELEKISAQPVKLSSVSHKVVMEMAPEGNQYASTTSTPSHLSYRVDRPFLYLIRDEASGALLFIGRVVNPKELTI; from the exons atgacaacagaaataaacaagttttCTGATATCTCCAcaattcaaatcaaccaccagtTGTCTACCCAGAGGTTGACGGTTGCTGTTAGCGTGTCGTCATG GATGAAGCGAACAACTTTCCTGCTGGTGTTTGGAGTCGTCCTGAGCTTCTGTCAGGCTCAG TCGGAGACGGGAGGCGAGGAGACGGGCGGGGAGGAGGAACATGTGGAGCTCTTCACCACACCTGCGACAAAGATGGGTGCCGCCGCCTCGGACTTTGGCTACAACCTGTTCCGCGCTCTGGCTAGCCGCAACACTGCGACCAACGTGTTCCTGTCCCCTATCAGTGTGTCTGCGGTGCTGACGCAGCTGTCCATGG GAGGGTCTGAGCGAGCTCAGAGGCAGCTGTTCAGGGCTCTGAGGTACCACACCCTGCAGGACCCTCAGCTCCACAACACCCTGAAAGACCTGCTGGCCTCAGTCAAGGCGCCCGGGAAAGGCCTGAGCACCGCCGCACGCATCTACCTGGCACGAC GACTTCGCCTGAAGCAGGACTTCTTCGGTCTCGTGGAGCAGCAGTACGGCGTTCGTCCCAAGGCTCTGACGGGTGGAGCCAAGGACCTGAAAGAAATCAACGACTGGGTGTCTCAGGAGACGGGCGGGAAGGTGCAGCGCTTCCTGGCTAAGGCCCTCCCCCGAACCCCTGGAGTGAACACTGTGAGCGCCGCCTACTTTAAAG GGAAGTGGGTGACTCGGTTCGGTCAGAGTGGAACGTTGGAGAACTTCCGAGTGGACGGCAAAGCACCTGTCCGTGTTTCCATGATGCAACAGGATAACTACCCTGTAAAGATGGGAGTTGACTCAGATTTGAGCTGCACG aTCGCTCAGATCCAGATGCAGGACTCTGTCAGCATGTTTGTGTTCCTGCCCAATGACGTGACCTCCAACATGACCCTGGTGGAGGAGAGTCTGACCGCTGAGTTTGTGCAGGACCTGTCCATGACGCTCCTTCCTGCCCAGGTGACCCTCACTCTGCCCGCCCTGAGGCTCAGCTACTCCACAGACCTGCTGCCGCTGCTCAGCGACCTCA atctctctgattggctggcggACACAGAACTGGAGAAAATCTCGGCTCAGCCCGTCAAGCTCAGCAGTGTCAGTCACAAGGTCGTCATGGAGATGGCGCCCGAGGGGAACCAGTACGCTAGCACCACATCGACGCCGAGCCACCTGTCCTACCGAGTGGACCGCCCCTTCCTGTACCTGATCCGAGACGAAGCCTCGGGTGCGCTGCTCTTCATCGGCAGGGTGGTTAACCCCAAGGAGCTGAcgatataa
- the serpinf1 gene encoding pigment epithelium-derived factor isoform X3, producing MKRTTFLLVFGVVLSFCQAQSETGGEETGGEEEHVELFTTPATKMGAAASDFGYNLFRALASRNTATNVFLSPISVSAVLTQLSMGGSERAQRQLFRALRYHTLQDPQLHNTLKDLLASVKAPGKGLSTAARIYLARRLRLKQDFFGLVEQQYGVRPKALTGGAKDLKEINDWVSQETGGKVQRFLAKALPRTPGVNTVSAAYFKGKWVTRFGQSGTLENFRVDGKAPVRVSMMQQDNYPVKMGVDSDLSCTIAQIQMQDSVSMFVFLPNDVTSNMTLVEESLTAEFVQDLSMTLLPAQVTLTLPALRLSYSTDLLPLLSDLNLSDWLADTELEKISAQPVKLSSVSHKVVMEMAPEGNQYASTTSTPSHLSYRVDRPFLYLIRDEASGALLFIGRVVNPKELTI from the exons ATGAAGCGAACAACTTTCCTGCTGGTGTTTGGAGTCGTCCTGAGCTTCTGTCAGGCTCAG TCGGAGACGGGAGGCGAGGAGACGGGCGGGGAGGAGGAACATGTGGAGCTCTTCACCACACCTGCGACAAAGATGGGTGCCGCCGCCTCGGACTTTGGCTACAACCTGTTCCGCGCTCTGGCTAGCCGCAACACTGCGACCAACGTGTTCCTGTCCCCTATCAGTGTGTCTGCGGTGCTGACGCAGCTGTCCATGG GAGGGTCTGAGCGAGCTCAGAGGCAGCTGTTCAGGGCTCTGAGGTACCACACCCTGCAGGACCCTCAGCTCCACAACACCCTGAAAGACCTGCTGGCCTCAGTCAAGGCGCCCGGGAAAGGCCTGAGCACCGCCGCACGCATCTACCTGGCACGAC GACTTCGCCTGAAGCAGGACTTCTTCGGTCTCGTGGAGCAGCAGTACGGCGTTCGTCCCAAGGCTCTGACGGGTGGAGCCAAGGACCTGAAAGAAATCAACGACTGGGTGTCTCAGGAGACGGGCGGGAAGGTGCAGCGCTTCCTGGCTAAGGCCCTCCCCCGAACCCCTGGAGTGAACACTGTGAGCGCCGCCTACTTTAAAG GGAAGTGGGTGACTCGGTTCGGTCAGAGTGGAACGTTGGAGAACTTCCGAGTGGACGGCAAAGCACCTGTCCGTGTTTCCATGATGCAACAGGATAACTACCCTGTAAAGATGGGAGTTGACTCAGATTTGAGCTGCACG aTCGCTCAGATCCAGATGCAGGACTCTGTCAGCATGTTTGTGTTCCTGCCCAATGACGTGACCTCCAACATGACCCTGGTGGAGGAGAGTCTGACCGCTGAGTTTGTGCAGGACCTGTCCATGACGCTCCTTCCTGCCCAGGTGACCCTCACTCTGCCCGCCCTGAGGCTCAGCTACTCCACAGACCTGCTGCCGCTGCTCAGCGACCTCA atctctctgattggctggcggACACAGAACTGGAGAAAATCTCGGCTCAGCCCGTCAAGCTCAGCAGTGTCAGTCACAAGGTCGTCATGGAGATGGCGCCCGAGGGGAACCAGTACGCTAGCACCACATCGACGCCGAGCCACCTGTCCTACCGAGTGGACCGCCCCTTCCTGTACCTGATCCGAGACGAAGCCTCGGGTGCGCTGCTCTTCATCGGCAGGGTGGTTAACCCCAAGGAGCTGAcgatataa